AGAATCATGTGAAATTTACAATATCCCAATTCCGAGTTATTGTTACAAATGTTACTATTGCAAAAAGGTCGGGCCTCACAAAGAACACGATCTACTTTTTACATACTTCAAAATaacaagtaaaataatatgGTACGGATTTATTGACGAGTTCAAATTGTCGGATCTAAATCACGATGTACAAAATTACCCAATTAGATCGGAATTCAGTGACGTTGTTATAAAAACCCGGGACAAAATATTTCCagctcataaaattattttggctATTCAGAGCCCGGTTTTCGCAAAAACATTGACTACGGAGACTAAAGAATCTAAAGAAAACTGTATCTTCCTTCAGAATGTCGACGGAGATGTAGTCGAGGAATTAATGACGTTCATGTATGAGCGTAAGttggaaaaagtttacaaTGATGATGTCAttgcattaaaattattcaaaattgcGGGAatgtatcaaattaaaaaattagtaagtaTTTGTGGGTTAATATTGAGCAAAAGTTTAACGATGAATAACGTTCTGATGCTGTATGAAACCGCTAAAAAATAcgattcatttattttgaaacatcGAGCGATGGcgtttattttgataaatcgTAATGATATTATTCCTTCTAATATATTCAAGGAGTTTTGTATAAAAGAGCCTGGACTAAtgtatgaaataattgaaaacCTCAACAATATATATTAGAATATGTAATAAGATATGAGCTTGGaaacaaatatattaaaattttaatgtaggCCTGCAAGTCTTTACTTTATTTGCTTTTAACTTCTAAGTTATTTTTCTCTATCTCATTTTTTGCGGAGGCCGACTTACCCCTTTTTTATACGACCGCGTTTGCGTGCAATGGCGCAATCGCAGCATGGAtggaaaaatctcaaaaaacaGCCGGTATAGTCGGTCACTTTATTGGCGACTTTCTGCTCGTTAGTGAGGGCCCCCTTTCCTCAGAGGGCGGGCACAAGccgggattcgaaccctgaCGGGGTGTCACGTAGGCACTGAGTGCTCGTCACTAGCGACcgcgtaattttaaattataaaataatatcaaaattttaactgaatcacaaaaaaaagatttttttcacttaagtttatattttttgttcagataattgaatttctaatcgaattaaaaattttaaactgtaaaaaaaatactagacTAATTGATGACCGCACACTTTAgatgggattcgaacccacgaccttacgcacgaaagaccgacgctttTACTGCTACGCTACGGATCCAACTCGTAgctatttattttagttataaaaaaaaaaatttaatttaaaatctactactgagataaaaaaaaattctgtttttttttgcctcaTGGGttgttgtatttatttttttttcagatatcTGCGAAAATTaatgtgattttataaatatattgatatattaataCTGACCTTATCATCACCGTCGTCACATCTCCCAGTAGCGACGATGATtccaaaaataatgaaatatataaaacgaatattcattttgatatattttcagaaatctaaaaaatacaatttattattttttctttctattaGTATTCAagattcacaaaaaaaaaccttaaattcaaaatcattaattaaattactctaaaaaaataattaaaatcacttACAGACTGCGTGAATTCAATCGTCGTCGTGtcaactaaataataaatataaattagatTTTGTCAGGCTTATTATTGCCTTATCTGACCAAGTTCCCACCTAGCTATTTCGCCCGGAGCAATTTTTTGGTCATTAAAGCTGTTATTGAAttcaatgttaaaaaaatacgtcAAATTCCATTCCAATATGACATTGTATTCAATATAAGTAGAACAAAtagattattattgtaaaataaaataaaaacttagaaaaaaaattcatcgtttggtaaaaaaaaaattttaggtcttACGGCTCCCGATGTTGGTTCCGAGTCCCATAagaacgtaaaaaaaaaattcaaaatcagtctaattaacttttttaacttcccgctaagaaaattgtaaattttcaaaaattcgggaagtgaTTGTTTTTactccgattttcgaaaatcgaatttccatcagatgtcgacgttttgaggttctaggaaactattctaactattttcagaatgaagtccgagtgtctgtatgtatgtatgtatgtatgtgtgtgtgtgtgtgtgtgtgtgtgtgtgtgtgtgtgtgtgtaggTGTGTGTAAACACTTcgtaacttttgaactaatcaaccgatttggatgtttaaggtggcaatcgaaagagcttttTGGCCAtgaactttcctgaaaatttcagatcatttgatcaagcagactcgaaaatatcggcgaattacgaaaaaaaaaaatttttttgttttgttttttagtgatttctcagaaacgacttgaacgatcgacttcaaaatctaatcagctctagaactttataagccgcgtcgaatgcgaccacaaccatctcaatcggttaatttgttcaagagatatcgttggagaaagaaatagtaaaaaacggtttttttctattatcttCGAAGTGACTTATCCGATCAATTtcgaaatctaatcagctctagaacttaataaaacgcgccgattgccgcctcaaacgtcaaaatcggttgattagttcaaaagatatcggcgctgaaaagttaaaaaaataacattttatgttattttttccggataaatcaaaatataatgtgttaaaatgtgtctgaaatcataccaactcctTCTCAATATAGTCGctttcgatcatcagataatgtcatgtaATTTGTTgcttagttttaaacatattgtcagcgaaaaattgaaaaaacccagtctttaagGTAGTACCCTCGCGACTTTAGCCATCAAAAGTTTATGCTAGAGTGTACGGTACAGATACCGGATAGTCATTATTGACAAGCCTAAAACTTTTTGCTGTTTATGTACTTATTTCAGCCAATCACGAACGAGAAACTGATCGTTTGAAAAGTCTGGCAACACTGCATGAgcgtgaatatattttaaagtggTTATACTGTAGTGTTTTGGATCAGCTGTAGACTAACCTCTGTTTAGATGCatgcgtttatttatttatgtacttACATTTATTcggaaatataattataatgtcTGAAAAATTGACTTATAACCCTAGCGGATCCGTATACACTGTGTAAACTTAGTGTAAACTCGATATATACCTAGTGTCAGTGTAAATTAGGGGTTTATTTAGTGTATACTCGGTGCATATTGAGTATACACCAAATACACTCAAAGTTTACACTGAATTTACACGGTGTATATGCGCACAATATACACAGAGTTTACACCGAGTATacactagaaaaaatttttgaagtccTCAGAACAAATGttgtgaagaaaatttttttgaaaaaaattgaaataaaaaaaaatcaaattctgaaaaaaaaaattaacatttttaaaaaaattaaaattttcagtaaaattaaaaaaaaatatacacataaggtaaaagaccctgTTGTTGACCATGACCCAGTTTCTGaccttttcaacttttttctaacttacttaaaaaactataactttaataagaaaatcgattttttcttaatttatattaatctaTTCTGAGCCTAATTaatggcaatttaaaaaacatagaaattattaactgaataaaaaaaaatgatttagtcGTAGGTGGCTAAGGAATCCATTTTTTAAGTGTAGTGTAGTCTAAGCAGTTGACGTTAGAAGGTGCAACAATTGAATCTGTGCACTAATTATCatgtcagtaaaaaaattttaataaaaatgtatagatagatcaatatttaattaaaatttatttcaatatacgtataaaacattaaaatgagTTTTGTTGCTAAAATTTGAAGGTTAATAACtaggctcaattttaaaggtgTGATGAATTTGTTGACCCTCAAATTCTAACCTACTACGAACGAGGTtatcttttttattacatgtctataaaatgtaaaaataacaatatttatagttttattaaattattttttataatacaagtatacattaacattaaatatttatttttataaataaaagatcatATTTAGATCTTGAAAGTATGTTTTTGGAGTGATAAaatggaggaaaaaaaaaccagagtagttttaacaaatgattttaattttttaatttattgttttatagcatgactaattatttatattttaaatattaaaaaaaaatttgtatttgttataaaaaatttttttcctgtcacacttaaaaaacttttgacTTTGCTTACAgcacttagaaatttttatgaaaatgggacttagaaaaaaatttttggtgtaaaCTTAGTGTATACTCAGTGTATATACGCCGCGTATACACCGTGTATATTTGGTGTATACTTAGTAGATAGCGATCCGCTAGGGAAAGGacgtttcataaaaaaaaaagtccttgAGAAACGACAAAAATCACTAGCAactagttttaaaaaattatgtttctgataatattaataaaaaaatggctttaGCTAAAATAACCTAtgatgatttgaaaaaaattttcactgaaAAGAGTGAAGCTGGATTAAGTCATTTTTTGTCTGAAAAAGTCAACAATAAGCCTAGATTaactaatagaaaaaaaataattgacaatagtgttttgttttttcagaaaaacaagtaatataatttttgtgttaatgtATTaactgattttaaatttaagtattttattatttcatctgactattatttttataacttatgaaagattaatatatattattatattaaaattgttaacattttgaatttttaataaatataaaaaaaaatacttcttttcataaaataatcattgtttttttttttttaaataaataaaattaataactataaAGTTGCACCGTACgtaaattaaacttttcaaatttgtcCGCGCATGCGCGTCTCATACTTCTTTCGCGGCTCGCAAAACTTGCGCTGTTGCCACAGCTTTATTAACGTATCCCCTCCACGGCTAAAGTCtgctaaatttttcattacttattaataaatatctctGAAACTGTGTggtaattatcaataaattttttttttaaaaattgtataattgTTAGTTAACGTtactttagttttttaaagagatcctaaaaaaagtttctgagaaaaaaaaatgtttgtagGTAAACTTTTCGATATCCCGTATACCGCAATGTATAAGAGCGTTCAAAACTCAAACTTTGAAATTGAATATCTCTGAAACTAGATGGTCAAAAATTCTCGAATTGCGCCAATCGATGcagaattatataaatattaatctgtcaaagtttaaaaaaaatcctaagaaAACGCCTCTGGCGAGGGTACTAccttaatgtttttctcggatattccatatattattgctctgacgcTAGACGTTATCAccgtgaataaaaaaattatgcacaTCATCCGAGATACCAGTACGGGCAATACAATATCtacccagtgaacacatgaccttattttgacgtcatacgtaggtcatagaaatgtcacgacatctgatgtaaatttgatgtcaatctgacgttctacatgactttaatatgatgtaaagcttgtgacatcatattgatgtaagcatgactTATGTATGACGTCACagttatgacttatgtattacgtacgcttgacataaaatctacatcacattattacgtagtaataaagtcattatccgtatatcataatgacgtaatttttaaatcatacatttatgtcagtagcaaagtcacggttatacgtaATATGGATGTTactcttaaatcatatctttacatcagtgacaagtcagtattttacgcaatgctgatgtaatttctgagtcatagttttttatcatctatttattgaaataaaacaatcatagaatgaattttcaaaaatgtgtaaatgtataaaaataacaactaaacgtcgaacatttttggggccaaagtaatcgataaagtcgataatagattattcagacgttttagattaaaacattagcgtgaggataaaaaaattaactttatttttttaaatgatatattgaaaatatcatttaggatgacaaagaaaatgttACGACAATTTGAACTCTTTTGATTTTATGATTCTAAAGTTTAGTATCAcgatttttcaatcgattaaatttcataccactttgtggaattatttaatgtttcgcaaaattttatattttttaaatttcacatcacaacaaaaaattaaaaaatttgatgaaacttgatgaaattttaaactattatCATCGAGGCCGACGAATAatgtttctataaattttcatataagttcataaagttttctttaaattttgtaaaaatccttCACGAAAACTTATGAACTCTATCTTTTCCGGCATTTCGctctaaatacatcaatcAAGCACACGACTCTGACTCTCGTGATAtggaccagtgagcaacgttcaggACTATCAGCCAGGAGGAGccgtgttcgaacccagcagacacccaggattttttcattatttaacgttatctaatcttgtttctgaattcacaatgcgttcgcacggtaataatcaaatcaaaagttcggtatttttttttcttttttttcaaaaatattttttccaaattgataattttgacgtCACCCATATGTCATAGAATGTCACACAAACATCACATTTACGTCATGtatacgtcattagttttacataatcttacgtaaaaaagtgtgaaataatgagtcacacctgactcattcgtgacttatatcttacgtaaatgatgacatagcgtaacgtcactcttacgtcaaatttacgtcaaatttacgtcaatgtgtttactgggaTATATTGCTTCCAATTGAGTGAACTTAAAAACAAGGCGATTAAGAGTCATAACACTCCTAAATCCGCAGCAAATAATGGCAATCAAAACCCCATAAAAGTCAGCCATATCGTCacatattttacacaattgaACATAAGCAGATTTAATATTCTTAATAGCGTAAAGAACAGATTCACGTGAAAGTTCTAATTGTGCTACAGATGATACTTGAACTTGACCTCCGCCTAATTTCGAGTAGCCCAGTTTGTAAATAGCCAAGTTAATGCTCTCAAATCTCTTGTCGATCCTATTGAGTTGCATCGCGTATTGTATCATCACCCCACTACTCAATACAGTAGGAATATTGCCGAAAGATATCGTTATCGCGGGATAGTATATCAggtcccatactattatgaaGTTAATGACCATAAATAAGTTAacagtaaataatatattgttgACACAGTCATTTTTAGATTTATAATCTGAACACTTGTCCAAAATTTCGTCCACgttttttgatttattgatGACCTTTATCATGATCTTCTGCCTGATGATATATATAAAGGGAATCAAAATTGTAGACAGTAATGCTATGAACAGCATTTTCACTAGCATTATAGTTGAATTCGAGCCTTGATAAGTTTTATTTGATAGTTCATAAAATAATCCGTAAGGCGCAAATGaaatgttgaataaaaaaaatacaatgttGTAACAAATTCCGGCGTAAGAAACTctacatatattatttttatttttactttggAAGGGCGATAGtccaagtaatttaaaaaaactgcattgaataaacaaaaaaagtcGATAGCACAtggattcatttttatttaaattaaatttttgaaaatttgtgtaaCCCATTGTTCAATTACTATCTGACGTGTTGTCTCTATAGTATTACAATTATGACTAATGAGTACCAGGATATTATATTATCTAGATTCCACTTGATTgcgtgattatttttattcatgtaCTTCATTGAGTTTATAATCTGGTTTATGAATCGGGTGTTAacaagataatttataattcaatttaattgtttaagtTGTGTGCCTCGGATTTTTACTCACGCTCATAACTTATGGAAAGCGCACGTGCTGGCCATTTATAAAAACCTATTTTATTAGTAGGGATGAAAAGATGATGATACCCGACGTACTTTGGACTTAACAGTGGACCTCGAGAGATCATTATTGGTTTCATTAAATAACTGCGTACGCTTCGTATTGCGAATTAAGGGAGATGAGCATAGATCGACATCAGCTAGGGTGGCTAACACCTTATAGTCGTAGGCTAGAGCTTGTCGCGTGTGAATTTTATAAAGCTCTGTCTTATGCGACCAGGTCTTTTTGGGCATCAGTTAGTCCTTAGGCCCAACTGCATCTCATCGTGATTTCACTAAGACGAATACTCTTCTAGTTCCATTTGCTCGCGCAACTTACCAGAAGTCATTTTTGATTACGGGTTGCAATTTTTGGAACTCGCTTCCACTCGAAGTAACGACATCAGTAACTTTAGATGAATTTCGAAGTAAatgttatttgtatttaatgaaTCTAGATAATCCGTAAAGCCTTAGGAGATtgaactattgtatttgttaGAATGAGCGAGTAAGCgtctgaaaattttgtagaTGGGAAATTATATTGTATTCTGTTGAGTTCATTGTAATTGTTctcactaataataataataaaataacatgaatattgatttttgatcACAAGGAGCAGTAGCTCCATgatcgtaaataaataaactaaaccAAACTACTTTTTGTTCGCCCGAAGTACTGTGACCGTCGCCACAGAGCCGTCTGTGTAATGTAGAGGTGGGTAGTTCCGGACCTGTATAGTTCCATGAACTATGTCTTTTGTCGGATACGTATCCGATCGTTCCTCAAAATTCACTTTAGTATACTCACTAGTTCTTTTTTGTCCGCCACTGCCGTCATTAGCAACAAGCACTAAAACAgcagaataatttttgattggtGATTTTTTAtggaactttgagttgaataGCAATCATAATCCATCCTCtatttagtataaaataatatagttCGCCGTGATAATGCGTCTTAAACACATAGGTTGCATAGCATAATGTTGTGTATACTAGAATATTTTGTAGGTCTACGTTCGAAATACTGAGCCTTCATGAGGATTAAAAACAGTAAATAGTTCCACGGATATGATTCCAGGAACTAGTTCTTTTTCGCTCCAGAGACGTACCAGGTTTAATTCGCAATGTTCCCGGAACAACCCACCTCTAATGTTCCTGTATGATAGTATTTTTATTGGGTAGGCttaaaattgatagaaatgtTTTAAGTAGCGTATTTTGTTTGGTAGAGATTTATTCTGGGATAGTTGAAATGTTGTTGGGTTATTTATGGtaccctggcggttttgaatcaccctgcaaacacggtggaatcagggtgggtacaacgtgtaaccaccctgattccacggtgtacccaccgtgattccaccgtgtttcctcacccagggtgtttccagggtgattcaaaaccacCAGGGTAGGCTAGTAAATGGCAGAGATGCTAATGGTAGGTATTTTTATGGGTGACCTGTAATGTGGTAGAGATGTTTACGGTAGCGAGTGTTATGGTTGAGTTCGTTACAGGGAGAGTTATAATCTTGTAGAGTTATAATGTGAGATAGTTCTTAAGTGGTGGAATTGTTGATTGGTTGAAATTTTCACGGGTAGTGTTTGAAACTGGTATAGTTCTTATGTGGTAGTTACTTGTGGTAGGCCTGATTATGGTTCAGTTATCGTAAAAGGcagaaatttttatggtaGACCTATTAATGTGCCAAGCAGCCATAAAAAAGATGTGTACTTGTTTTTGAGcagattaatttaataatagcttaaatatttttttacattgctTATGATTTGTTAATATcgaattttatgtcaaaaattaattttaaaattattttcgtaaaaatggtaaaatgttgaaaattgaTGGTCGCTGCTGCTTCATTCTTTGAATTATGGACTTCATTTTAATGCTGAGCGGTGGATAATAAGTAATTGAAGTTGGAA
The DNA window shown above is from Microplitis mediator isolate UGA2020A chromosome 1, iyMicMedi2.1, whole genome shotgun sequence and carries:
- the LOC130669637 gene encoding uncharacterized protein LOC130669637, translated to MNQSSTRNTIFSHEFTFKITENNKYIDSERVDLINSSTNGQFYISALVTDKNQLDVKIFKTFLQSAIATIYIKVADQAYSIIDISDWKESCEIYNIPIPSYCYKCYYCKKVGPHKEHDLLFTYFKITSKIIWYGFIDEFKLSDLNHDVQNYPIRSEFSDVVIKTRDKIFPAHKIILAIQSPVFAKTLTTETKESKENCIFLQNVDGDVVEELMTFMYERKLEKVYNDDVIALKLFKIAGMYQIKKLVSICGLILSKSLTMNNVLMLYETAKKYDSFILKHRAMAFILINRNDIIPSNIFKEFCIKEPGLMYEIIENLNNIY